From Drosophila suzukii chromosome 2R, CBGP_Dsuzu_IsoJpt1.0, whole genome shotgun sequence, a single genomic window includes:
- the RalGPS gene encoding ras-specific guanine nucleotide-releasing factor RalGPS2 isoform X2, translating to MMRYSEISRDLSMDNLRYSELSRKPNTDYHGYAGQAYASSQFKQSSPPPPQQQQQPTRLAKQRSPNANGNAHTMACLRKEKTPKEHQMEPPSMQPQASKTLNIKSTRRKNSIGCLNSFSSSPDSPGCYYTIAASAAPPSKSQSLPAHGSIKQLDEVILSALRVPADVLANQITLLDFPVFAQIQPDELSSCAWTKKDKHVNTPNIVAFTKRFNHTSFWTVQEILNAEQPKQRAEIMTHFIKVAKKLHELNNLHSLFAIISAMQSASIYRLTKTWACLSKKDRHSFERLSDIFSDQDNWANLRSYLESLRLPCIPYLGLFLTDLIYIDLAHPHKGGLEPEQRRNKMNNILRVISNYQQSDYKPLQKHEATQKYLTSIRYIEELQNIFEEDQYKRSLNLEPASPSGPSSSSCSSKESFNVEAVTPALGCLNLSPAKTIGSMRMASGTKFVPGHRKCRSLGTNIFGKIAPHNHVDGHPHHLHLELDPSQVQPRHHLLDDSVLEHSDALSQADLTSLESAEGILCDFTGSDCDLMSPEAAAAMQGCVRRKTVQKEGRKPAVASWQRYWLQIWANSLVYFPPKSFKGSERSDFKREPCKVCPLDGWYAHVSDNTKHKNTFELCHRTLGTVYRFRTDSPQMTHLWSNAICKLATMRVPKPLPTNLMSFE from the exons ATGATGCGATACTCGGAAATCTCACGCGACCTGTCCATGGATAATCTGCGCTACTCAGAG TTAAGCAGAAAACCCAATACGGACTATCATGGTTATGCGGGACAGGCTTATGCCTCGTCCCAATTCAAGCAGAGCTCACCTCCTCctccgcagcagcaacagcagccaACTCGCCTGGCCAAACAACGAAGTCCAAACGCCAACGGAAATGCCCACACCATGGCCTGTCTGCGCAAGGAGAAGACCCCGAAGGAGCACCAGATGGAACCGCCCAGTATGCAGCCGCAGGCCAGCAAAACCCTGAATATCAAGAGCACGCGGCGCAAGAACTCCATCGGTTGTTTAAACAGTTTCTCCTCCTCGCCAGACTCACCGGGCTGCTACTATACCATAGC AGCCTCGGCAGCACCGCCGTCCAAGTCGCAAAGTTTACCAGCCCACGGCTCCATCAAGCAGTTAGATGAGGTTATCTTGAGCGCGTTACGTGTACCCGCCGATGTGTTGGCCAATCAGATCACACTCCTGGATTTTCCCGTCTTCGCCCAGATCCAGCCGGATGAGCTGAGCAGTTGTGCTTGGACGAAAAAGGACAAGCACGTTAATACACCGAATATTGTGGCATTTACCAAACGATTCAACCACACGAGCTTTTGGACTGTGCAGGAGATACTAAATGCCGAGCAGCCAAAGCAGAGAGCCGAGATAATGACTCACTTTATAAAG gtGGCCAAAAAGCTCCATGAACTCAACAATCTACACTCGCTTTTTGCAATTATTTCGGCCATGCAAAGCGCCAGCATATATCGCCTGACAAAAACCTGGGCATGCCTATCGAAGAAGGATCGCCACTCCTTCGAGCGCCTCAGTGATATATTCAGCGACCAGGACAACTGGGCGAATCTGCGGTCCTATCTCGAGAGCCTCCGCCTGCCCTGCATCCCCTACCTGGGTCTCTTTCTCACCGATCTGATTTACATCGATTTGGCCCATCCCCACAAGGGCGGATTGGAACCGGAACAGCGGCGCAATAAGATGAACAACATATTGCGTGTAATCTCGAACTATCAGCAGTCGGACTATAAGCCTCTGCAGAAGCATGAGGCCACACAGAAGTATCTAACCTCCATTCGATACATCGAGGAGTTGCAGAACATATTCGAGGAGGATCAGTACAA GCGCTCTCTGAACCTGGAGCCTGCGTCGCCTTCTGGACCCAGTTCGTCGTCCTGCAGCTCTAAGGAATCCTTCAACGTGGAAGCAGTAACTCCTGCCCTGGGCTGCCTGAATCTCTCGCCGGCCAAGACCATTGGCTCCATGCGCATGGCCAGTGGCACTAAGTTCGTTCCTGGACATCGAAAGTGTCGCAGTCTCGGCACCAA CATTTTTGGCAAGATTGCGCCACACAACCACGTCGACGGACATCCTCACCACCTGCACCTGGAGCTTGATCCCAGCCAAGTTCAGCCACGCCATCATTTGCTGGATGATTCGGTGCTAGAGCACAGCGACGCCTTGTCCCAAGCTGATCTTACATCACTGGAAAGTGCCGAGGGAATCCTGTGTGATTTTACCGGCAGCGATTGCGATTTGATGTCCCCGGAGGCAGCAGCTGCTATGCAGGGCTGTGTCCGCAGGAAAACAGTCCAGAAGGAGGGAAGGAAGCCAGCAGTGGCCTCTTGGCAGCGATACTGGCTGCAGATCTGGGCCAACTCGCTGGTGTACTTCCCACCCAAGTCATTCAAAGGCAGCGAACGCAGCGACTTCAAGAGGGAACCGTGCAAAGTGTGCCCTTTGGATGGCTGGTATGCCCATGTCAGCGATAACACCAAGCACAAGAACACCTTTGAGCTGTGCCACCGAACCTTGGGCACCGTCTATCGCTTTCGGACGGACAGTCCCCAGATGACGCACCTCTGGTCGAATGCCATTTGCAAACTGGCCACCATGCGAGTGCCCAAACCTCTGCCCACCAATCTGATGTCCTTCGAATGA
- the RalGPS gene encoding ras-specific guanine nucleotide-releasing factor RalGPS1 isoform X1: MMRYSEISRDLSMDNLRYSELSRKPNTDYHGYAGQAYASSQFKQSSPPPPQQQQQPTRLAKQRSPNANGNAHTMACLRKEKTPKEHQMEPPSMQPQASKTLNIKSTRRKNSIGCLNSFSSSPDSPGCYYTIAASAAPPSKSQSLPAHGSIKQLDEVILSALRVPADVLANQITLLDFPVFAQIQPDELSSCAWTKKDKHVNTPNIVAFTKRFNHTSFWTVQEILNAEQPKQRAEIMTHFIKVAKKLHELNNLHSLFAIISAMQSASIYRLTKTWACLSKKDRHSFERLSDIFSDQDNWANLRSYLESLRLPCIPYLGLFLTDLIYIDLAHPHKGGLEPEQRRNKMNNILRVISNYQQSDYKPLQKHEATQKYLTSIRYIEELQNIFEEDQYKRSLNLEPASPSGPSSSSCSSKESFNVEAVTPALGCLNLSPAKTIGSMRMASGTKFVPGHRKCRSLGTKFRSSSLPRNFAQKCQCCIVMIAPGIGTISNKRCRCRRIFGKIAPHNHVDGHPHHLHLELDPSQVQPRHHLLDDSVLEHSDALSQADLTSLESAEGILCDFTGSDCDLMSPEAAAAMQGCVRRKTVQKEGRKPAVASWQRYWLQIWANSLVYFPPKSFKGSERSDFKREPCKVCPLDGWYAHVSDNTKHKNTFELCHRTLGTVYRFRTDSPQMTHLWSNAICKLATMRVPKPLPTNLMSFE; this comes from the exons ATGATGCGATACTCGGAAATCTCACGCGACCTGTCCATGGATAATCTGCGCTACTCAGAG TTAAGCAGAAAACCCAATACGGACTATCATGGTTATGCGGGACAGGCTTATGCCTCGTCCCAATTCAAGCAGAGCTCACCTCCTCctccgcagcagcaacagcagccaACTCGCCTGGCCAAACAACGAAGTCCAAACGCCAACGGAAATGCCCACACCATGGCCTGTCTGCGCAAGGAGAAGACCCCGAAGGAGCACCAGATGGAACCGCCCAGTATGCAGCCGCAGGCCAGCAAAACCCTGAATATCAAGAGCACGCGGCGCAAGAACTCCATCGGTTGTTTAAACAGTTTCTCCTCCTCGCCAGACTCACCGGGCTGCTACTATACCATAGC AGCCTCGGCAGCACCGCCGTCCAAGTCGCAAAGTTTACCAGCCCACGGCTCCATCAAGCAGTTAGATGAGGTTATCTTGAGCGCGTTACGTGTACCCGCCGATGTGTTGGCCAATCAGATCACACTCCTGGATTTTCCCGTCTTCGCCCAGATCCAGCCGGATGAGCTGAGCAGTTGTGCTTGGACGAAAAAGGACAAGCACGTTAATACACCGAATATTGTGGCATTTACCAAACGATTCAACCACACGAGCTTTTGGACTGTGCAGGAGATACTAAATGCCGAGCAGCCAAAGCAGAGAGCCGAGATAATGACTCACTTTATAAAG gtGGCCAAAAAGCTCCATGAACTCAACAATCTACACTCGCTTTTTGCAATTATTTCGGCCATGCAAAGCGCCAGCATATATCGCCTGACAAAAACCTGGGCATGCCTATCGAAGAAGGATCGCCACTCCTTCGAGCGCCTCAGTGATATATTCAGCGACCAGGACAACTGGGCGAATCTGCGGTCCTATCTCGAGAGCCTCCGCCTGCCCTGCATCCCCTACCTGGGTCTCTTTCTCACCGATCTGATTTACATCGATTTGGCCCATCCCCACAAGGGCGGATTGGAACCGGAACAGCGGCGCAATAAGATGAACAACATATTGCGTGTAATCTCGAACTATCAGCAGTCGGACTATAAGCCTCTGCAGAAGCATGAGGCCACACAGAAGTATCTAACCTCCATTCGATACATCGAGGAGTTGCAGAACATATTCGAGGAGGATCAGTACAA GCGCTCTCTGAACCTGGAGCCTGCGTCGCCTTCTGGACCCAGTTCGTCGTCCTGCAGCTCTAAGGAATCCTTCAACGTGGAAGCAGTAACTCCTGCCCTGGGCTGCCTGAATCTCTCGCCGGCCAAGACCATTGGCTCCATGCGCATGGCCAGTGGCACTAAGTTCGTTCCTGGACATCGAAAGTGTCGCAGTCTCGGCACCAA ATTTCGCAGCAGCAGCTTGCCGCGAAACTTTGCCCAGAAGTGCCAGTGCTGCATCGTGATGATTGCGCCGGGCATTGGCACCATCTCCAACAAGCGTTGCAGATGCCGTCG CATTTTTGGCAAGATTGCGCCACACAACCACGTCGACGGACATCCTCACCACCTGCACCTGGAGCTTGATCCCAGCCAAGTTCAGCCACGCCATCATTTGCTGGATGATTCGGTGCTAGAGCACAGCGACGCCTTGTCCCAAGCTGATCTTACATCACTGGAAAGTGCCGAGGGAATCCTGTGTGATTTTACCGGCAGCGATTGCGATTTGATGTCCCCGGAGGCAGCAGCTGCTATGCAGGGCTGTGTCCGCAGGAAAACAGTCCAGAAGGAGGGAAGGAAGCCAGCAGTGGCCTCTTGGCAGCGATACTGGCTGCAGATCTGGGCCAACTCGCTGGTGTACTTCCCACCCAAGTCATTCAAAGGCAGCGAACGCAGCGACTTCAAGAGGGAACCGTGCAAAGTGTGCCCTTTGGATGGCTGGTATGCCCATGTCAGCGATAACACCAAGCACAAGAACACCTTTGAGCTGTGCCACCGAACCTTGGGCACCGTCTATCGCTTTCGGACGGACAGTCCCCAGATGACGCACCTCTGGTCGAATGCCATTTGCAAACTGGCCACCATGCGAGTGCCCAAACCTCTGCCCACCAATCTGATGTCCTTCGAATGA
- the resilin gene encoding pro-resilin isoform X2, which produces MFKLLGLTLLMAMVVLGRPEPPVNSYLPPSDSYGAPGQSGPGGPGGPGGRPSDSYGAPGGGSGNGNGGRPSDSYGAPGLGQGQGQGQGQGGFGGKPSDSYGAPGGGSGGRPSSSYGAPGQGQGQGQGQGGFGGKPSDSYGAPGSGNGNSNGGRPSSSYGAPGQGQGNGNGGRPSSSYGAPGGGNGGRPSDSYGAPGGGNGNGGRPSDTYGAPGGGNANGNGNGGRPSSSYGAPGQGQGGFGGRPSDSYGAPGQNQKPSDSYGAPGNGNGNGNGGRPSSSYGAPGSGSGSGSGGRPSDSYGPPASGSGAGGPGGSGPGGSDYENDIVEYEADQQGYRPQIRYEGDANDGSGASGPGGQNLGPDGYSNGRPGNGNGNGNGGYSGGRPGGQDLGRDGYSGGRPGGQDLGAGGYSGGRPGGQDLGPNGYSGGRPSGQDLGAGGYSGGRPGGQDLGRDGYSGGRPGGQDLGAGGYSSGRPGGNGGNGNGNGNGNGGSDGGRVIIGGRVIGGQDGGDQGYSGGRPGGQDLGRDGYSSGRPGGRPGANGQDNQNGQGYSSGRPGGQGGFGPGGQNGDNDGSGYRY; this is translated from the exons ATGTTCAAGTTACTCGGTTTGACGCTGCTCATGGCAATGGTGGTCCTTGGGCGACCGGAGCCGCCAGTCAACTCGTATCTACCTCCCTCCGATAGCTATGGAGCACCGGGTCAGAGTGGTCCGGGTGGTCCCGGTGGTCCGGGCGGCAGGCCATCGGATTCGTATGGAGCTCCTGGTGGCGGAAGCGGCAATGGCAACGGGGGACGTCCCTCGGACAGCTATGGAGCTCCAGGATTGGGCCAGGGTCAGGGACAGGGACAGGGACAAGGTGGATTTGGTGGCAAGCCCTCGGATTCCTATGGAGCTCCTGGTGGCGGAAGCGGTGGTCGTCCCTCGAGTAGCTACGGTGCTCCTGGCCAGGGTCAAGGACAAGGACAAGGACAAGGCGGATTTGGCGGCAAACCCTCGGACTCGTATGGTGCTCCTGGTAGTGGCAATGGCAATAGCAACGGAGGACGTCCATCGAGCAGCTATGGAGCTCCTGGCCAGGGACAAGGCAACGGAAATGGCGGTCGTCCTTCGAGCAGCTATGGTGCCCCTGGTGGAGGCAATGGCGGTCGTCCCTCGGACTCCTATGGTGCTCCAGGAGGCGGTAATGGTAATGGCGGACGTCCCTCGGACACTTATGGCGCTCCTGGTGGTGGTAACGCAAATGGCAACGGCAACGGCGGTCGTCCATCCAGCAGTTACGGAGCTCCTGGTCAGGGTCAAGGTGGATTTGGCGGACGCCCTTCGGACTCTTATGGTGCTCCTGGTCAGAACCAGAAGCCCTCGGACTCCTATGGAGCCCCAGGTaatggcaatggcaatggcaaCGGCGGACGTCCTTCGAGCAGCTATGGAGCTCCAGGTTCCGGATCAGGATCAGGATCTGGTGGCCGACCCTCCGACTCTTACGGACCACCCGCCTCGGGATCTGGAGCTGGTGGCCCTGGAGGCAGTGGACCCGGTGGCTCTGACTACGAAAACGAT ATCGTCGAGTACGAGGCCGACCAGCAGGGCTACAGGCCGCAGATCCGGTACGAAGGCGATGCCAACGATGGCAGTGGTGCCAGCGGTCCTGGTGGCCAGAATCTGGGACCCGATGGCTACTCCAATGGCCGTCCTGGTAATGGAaatggcaatggcaatggTGGCTACTCCGGAGGACGTCCTGGAGGTCAGGATCTGGGTCGCGATGGTTACTCCGGTGGACGTCCAGGTGGGCAGGACCTTGGCGCAGGTGGCTACTCCGGTGGACGCCCAGGTGGTCAGGACTTGGGACCCAATGGTTACTCCGGTGGTCGCCCAAGTGGTCAGGACTTGGGTGCTGGTGGCTACTCCGGCGGTCGCCCAGGAGGTCAGGACTTGGGTCGCGATGGTTACTCCGGTGGACGTCCAGGTGGTCAGGACCTTGGCGCAGGTGGCTACTCCAGTGGCAGACCTGGCGGCAATGGAggcaatggcaatggcaaCGGCAACGGAAATGGTGGCTCCGATGGCGGTCGTGTGATCATCGGTGGTCGCGTGATTGGCGGTCAGGATGGCGGTGACCAGGGCTACTCCGGCGGACGTCCTGGTGGACAGGATCTGGGCCGCGATGGCTACTCCAGCGGTCGTCCAGGCGGTCGACCAGGTGCCAATGGCCAGGATAACCAAAATGGCCAGGGATACTCGAGCGGCAGGCCGGGTGGTCAGGGAGGATTCGGACCCGGTGGTCAGAACGGCGACAACGATGGCAGCGGTTATCGGTACTAG
- the resilin gene encoding pro-resilin isoform X1, with the protein MFKLLGLTLLMAMVVLGRPEPPVNSYLPPSDSYGAPGQSGPGGPGGPGGRPSDSYGAPGGGSGNGNGGRPSDSYGAPGLGQGQGQGQGQGGFGGKPSDSYGAPGGGSGGRPSSSYGAPGQGQGQGQGQGGFGGKPSDSYGAPGSGNGNSNGGRPSSSYGAPGQGQGNGNGGRPSSSYGAPGGGNGGRPSDSYGAPGGGNGNGGRPSDTYGAPGGGNANGNGNGGRPSSSYGAPGQGQGGFGGRPSDSYGAPGQNQKPSDSYGAPGNGNGNGNGGRPSSSYGAPGSGSGSGSGGRPSDSYGPPASGSGAGGPGGSGPGGSDYENDEPAKYEFNYQVEDAPSGLSFGHSEMRDGDFTTGQYNVLLPDGRKQIVEYEADQQGYRPQIRYEGDANDGSGASGPGGQNLGPDGYSNGRPGNGNGNGNGGYSGGRPGGQDLGRDGYSGGRPGGQDLGAGGYSGGRPGGQDLGPNGYSGGRPSGQDLGAGGYSGGRPGGQDLGRDGYSGGRPGGQDLGAGGYSSGRPGGNGGNGNGNGNGNGGSDGGRVIIGGRVIGGQDGGDQGYSGGRPGGQDLGRDGYSSGRPGGRPGANGQDNQNGQGYSSGRPGGQGGFGPGGQNGDNDGSGYRY; encoded by the exons ATGTTCAAGTTACTCGGTTTGACGCTGCTCATGGCAATGGTGGTCCTTGGGCGACCGGAGCCGCCAGTCAACTCGTATCTACCTCCCTCCGATAGCTATGGAGCACCGGGTCAGAGTGGTCCGGGTGGTCCCGGTGGTCCGGGCGGCAGGCCATCGGATTCGTATGGAGCTCCTGGTGGCGGAAGCGGCAATGGCAACGGGGGACGTCCCTCGGACAGCTATGGAGCTCCAGGATTGGGCCAGGGTCAGGGACAGGGACAGGGACAAGGTGGATTTGGTGGCAAGCCCTCGGATTCCTATGGAGCTCCTGGTGGCGGAAGCGGTGGTCGTCCCTCGAGTAGCTACGGTGCTCCTGGCCAGGGTCAAGGACAAGGACAAGGACAAGGCGGATTTGGCGGCAAACCCTCGGACTCGTATGGTGCTCCTGGTAGTGGCAATGGCAATAGCAACGGAGGACGTCCATCGAGCAGCTATGGAGCTCCTGGCCAGGGACAAGGCAACGGAAATGGCGGTCGTCCTTCGAGCAGCTATGGTGCCCCTGGTGGAGGCAATGGCGGTCGTCCCTCGGACTCCTATGGTGCTCCAGGAGGCGGTAATGGTAATGGCGGACGTCCCTCGGACACTTATGGCGCTCCTGGTGGTGGTAACGCAAATGGCAACGGCAACGGCGGTCGTCCATCCAGCAGTTACGGAGCTCCTGGTCAGGGTCAAGGTGGATTTGGCGGACGCCCTTCGGACTCTTATGGTGCTCCTGGTCAGAACCAGAAGCCCTCGGACTCCTATGGAGCCCCAGGTaatggcaatggcaatggcaaCGGCGGACGTCCTTCGAGCAGCTATGGAGCTCCAGGTTCCGGATCAGGATCAGGATCTGGTGGCCGACCCTCCGACTCTTACGGACCACCCGCCTCGGGATCTGGAGCTGGTGGCCCTGGAGGCAGTGGACCCGGTGGCTCTGACTACGAAAACGAT GAGCCCGCCAAGTACGAATTTAATTACCAGGTTGAGGACGCGCCCAGCGGACTCTCGTTCGGGCATTCAGAGATGCGCGACGGTGACTTCACCACCGGCCAGTACAATGTCCTGTTGCCCGACGGACGGAAGCAA ATCGTCGAGTACGAGGCCGACCAGCAGGGCTACAGGCCGCAGATCCGGTACGAAGGCGATGCCAACGATGGCAGTGGTGCCAGCGGTCCTGGTGGCCAGAATCTGGGACCCGATGGCTACTCCAATGGCCGTCCTGGTAATGGAaatggcaatggcaatggTGGCTACTCCGGAGGACGTCCTGGAGGTCAGGATCTGGGTCGCGATGGTTACTCCGGTGGACGTCCAGGTGGGCAGGACCTTGGCGCAGGTGGCTACTCCGGTGGACGCCCAGGTGGTCAGGACTTGGGACCCAATGGTTACTCCGGTGGTCGCCCAAGTGGTCAGGACTTGGGTGCTGGTGGCTACTCCGGCGGTCGCCCAGGAGGTCAGGACTTGGGTCGCGATGGTTACTCCGGTGGACGTCCAGGTGGTCAGGACCTTGGCGCAGGTGGCTACTCCAGTGGCAGACCTGGCGGCAATGGAggcaatggcaatggcaaCGGCAACGGAAATGGTGGCTCCGATGGCGGTCGTGTGATCATCGGTGGTCGCGTGATTGGCGGTCAGGATGGCGGTGACCAGGGCTACTCCGGCGGACGTCCTGGTGGACAGGATCTGGGCCGCGATGGCTACTCCAGCGGTCGTCCAGGCGGTCGACCAGGTGCCAATGGCCAGGATAACCAAAATGGCCAGGGATACTCGAGCGGCAGGCCGGGTGGTCAGGGAGGATTCGGACCCGGTGGTCAGAACGGCGACAACGATGGCAGCGGTTATCGGTACTAG
- the Vkor gene encoding vitamin K epoxide reductase complex subunit 1 isoform X3, with translation MKLEEDENYRPMCDVNENISCSLVFKSVYGEGFGLGEITKLNFPNGAIGCVFYLFYFLSSFYQNHWLCLAQLIICTLTLFLCVYLGFLLLFVFYDCCLVCLAIYFIHTWLFQEVVRRYRRLYM, from the exons ATGAAACTGGAGGAAGATGAGAACTACAGGCCGATGTGCGATGTGAACGAAAACATAAGCTGCTCGCTAGTCTTTAAATCAGT CTATGGTGAAGGCTTTGGTCTGGGGGAAATAACCAAACTGAATTTTCCGAATGGAGCCATAGGATGTGTCTTCTACCTTTTCTACTTTCTAAGCT CTTTCTATCAGAATCACTGGTTGTGCTTGGCCCAATTAATAATATGCACTTTGACCCTTTTTCTCTGCGTTTATCTGGGCTTCCTGCTACTTTTTGTCTTTTACGATTGCTGTTTGGTGTGCTTGGCCATCTATTTCATACACACCTGGCTCTTCCAGGAAGTTGTAAGACGCTATAGACGTCTCTATATGTAA
- the Vkor gene encoding vitamin K epoxide reductase complex subunit 1 isoform X1: MVLELFLGPTVDGTTSRLRWICACGLAISVYSLYVKMKLEEDENYRPMCDVNENISCSLVFKSVYGEGFGLGEITKLNFPNGAIGCVFYLFYFLSSFYQNHWLCLAQLIICTLTLFLCVYLGFLLLFVFYDCCLVCLAIYFIHTWLFQEVVRRYRRLYM, from the exons ATGGTTCTGGAACTTTTCCTTGGACCAACT GTGGACGGTACAACTTCCCGGTTGCGATGGATTTGCGCCTGTGGATTGGCCATCTCGGTGTATTCACTGTACGTGAAAATGAAACTGGAGGAAGATGAGAACTACAGGCCGATGTGCGATGTGAACGAAAACATAAGCTGCTCGCTAGTCTTTAAATCAGT CTATGGTGAAGGCTTTGGTCTGGGGGAAATAACCAAACTGAATTTTCCGAATGGAGCCATAGGATGTGTCTTCTACCTTTTCTACTTTCTAAGCT CTTTCTATCAGAATCACTGGTTGTGCTTGGCCCAATTAATAATATGCACTTTGACCCTTTTTCTCTGCGTTTATCTGGGCTTCCTGCTACTTTTTGTCTTTTACGATTGCTGTTTGGTGTGCTTGGCCATCTATTTCATACACACCTGGCTCTTCCAGGAAGTTGTAAGACGCTATAGACGTCTCTATATGTAA
- the Vkor gene encoding vitamin K epoxide reductase complex subunit 1 isoform X2, producing MEQVDGTTSRLRWICACGLAISVYSLYVKMKLEEDENYRPMCDVNENISCSLVFKSVYGEGFGLGEITKLNFPNGAIGCVFYLFYFLSSFYQNHWLCLAQLIICTLTLFLCVYLGFLLLFVFYDCCLVCLAIYFIHTWLFQEVVRRYRRLYM from the exons ATGGAACAGGTGGACGGTACAACTTCCCGGTTGCGATGGATTTGCGCCTGTGGATTGGCCATCTCGGTGTATTCACTGTACGTGAAAATGAAACTGGAGGAAGATGAGAACTACAGGCCGATGTGCGATGTGAACGAAAACATAAGCTGCTCGCTAGTCTTTAAATCAGT CTATGGTGAAGGCTTTGGTCTGGGGGAAATAACCAAACTGAATTTTCCGAATGGAGCCATAGGATGTGTCTTCTACCTTTTCTACTTTCTAAGCT CTTTCTATCAGAATCACTGGTTGTGCTTGGCCCAATTAATAATATGCACTTTGACCCTTTTTCTCTGCGTTTATCTGGGCTTCCTGCTACTTTTTGTCTTTTACGATTGCTGTTTGGTGTGCTTGGCCATCTATTTCATACACACCTGGCTCTTCCAGGAAGTTGTAAGACGCTATAGACGTCTCTATATGTAA
- the Arp53D gene encoding actin-like protein 53D has translation MSTFHIPSRIKIDITDKRAQHILYKYLQIPSGDMSSKNDSSSHQTAVVIDNGSGVCKAGFSAEDTPRLVFPSIVGRPRHQNVLMDSLIDGCVIGEAAATKRGILTLKYPIEHGVVKNWDDMEKIWKHTYELLRADPMDLPALLTEAPLNPKKNREKMTEIMFEHFQVPAFYVAIQAVLSLYATGRTVGIVVDSGDGVTHTVPIYEGFALPHATVRVDLAGRDLTDFLAKLLLEKGVKLGTSAEREIVRDIKEKLCYVSMNYDQEMELQQDTTRSRDKQEESYELPDGQKISLGSERFRCPEALFQPSLLGQEVMGIHEATYHSIINCDMDLRKDMYANIVLSGGTTMFRNIEHRFLQDLTKMAPPSVRIKINASPERRFSVWTGGSVLASLTSFQNMWIDSMEYDEVGSSIVHRKCF, from the exons ATGTCGACATTTCACATACCTTCCCGTATCAAAATCGATATAACAGATAAACGGGCACAGCACATTCTCTACAAGTACCTACAAATAC CTTCTGGAGACATGAGTAGTAAGAATGACAGTTCCTCCCACCAAACTGCAGTGGTTATTGATAACGGTTCTGGGGTTTGTAAGGCAGGATTCTCTGCGGAAGACACTCCCCGGCTGGTCTTCCCCTCGATTGTGGGTAGACCTCGTCACCAGAACGTTCTGATGGATTCTCTGATCGATGGTTGTGTTATTGGCGAGGCGGCAGCAACAAAAAGGGGAATTCTCACTCTAAAATATCCCATAGAGCACGGGGTGGTCAAGAACTGGGATGACATGGAGAAGATTTGGAAGCATACATACGAGCTGCTGCGGGCGGATCCAATGGATTTGCCGGCACTTCTCACCGAAGCCCCTCTGAACCCGAAGAAGAATAGGGAGAAGATGACGGAGATTATGTTTGAACATTTTCAGGTGCCAGCTTTCTACGTGGCCATTCAGGCCGTACTCTCCCTTTACGCCACCGGACGCACTGTGGGCATTGTGGTGGACTCGGGAGATGGTGTGACCCACACGGTTCCGATCTACGAGGGATTTGCCCTGCCCCACGCCACCGTTCGTGTGGATTTAGCTGGCCGGGATCTCACCGATTTTCTGGCCAAACTGCTCTTGGAGAAGGGTGTAAAACTGGGCACTTCTGCGGAAAGGGAAATTGTACGGGATATCAAGGAGAAACTCTGCTACGTTTCCATGAATTATGACCAGGAAATGGAACTGCAGCAGGATACAACAAGGAGTCGTGATAAACAGGAAGAGAGCTACGAGCTTCCCGATGGCCAGAAGATCAGTTTGGGCAGCGAGAGATTCCGCTGTCCGGAGGCTCTCTTCCAGCCCAGTTTGCTGGGCCAAGAGGTGATGGGCATCCACGAGGCCACCTATCACTCCATCATCAACTGCGACATGGATCTACGGAAGGATATGTATGCGAACATAGTGCTCTCCGGTGGAACGACGATGTTTCGCAATATCGAACACCGATTCCTGCAAGACCTAACCAAAATGGCACCCCCATCCGTAAGAATCAAAATCAACGCCAGTCCTGAGCGCAGATTCTCCGTTTGGACGGGTGGCTCCGTTCTGGCCTCACTCACCAGTTTCCAAAATATGTGGATTGACAGCATGGAATACGACGAAGTGGGTTCGAGCATCGTTCATCGCAAGTGTTTCTAG